A window of Hymenobacter aerilatus contains these coding sequences:
- a CDS encoding FAD-dependent oxidoreductase yields the protein MSAPAFAASSEPLTIIGGGLVGSLLALYLARRGHQVAIYERRPDPRYQEAAEGRSINLALSDRGWRALEGIGVQDDVRRVALPLYKRAMHSIDGQLTYQAYGRENQAIYSVSRDGLNRTLLDLAEAHPNITLHFNQRCLEVDLHQRQLTMRDTTTQQTHVLTYHRLFGTDGAFSAVRGAMQKTERFNYSQSYLEYGYKELQIVAGTAGKWQLDKEALHIWPRGQYMMIALPNLDGSFNCTLFFPYEGETSFAALQTPAQVQAFFERVFPDAVPLMPNLLPEFAQHPTSSLVTVRCYPWSYQGEVVLIGDASHAIVPFYGQGMNAGFEDCTVLDQLLTEFAGDWDTVFAEFQRRRKPDADAMADLAVYNFQEMRDRVADPRFLLQKKIESKISAQYPDQWLPLYSQVTFSHTPYAEALANGTRQEQIMQRLMPLIHTEADYDTPAVQALVQQEMAQLA from the coding sequence ATGTCCGCTCCTGCTTTTGCTGCTTCCTCCGAACCACTTACTATTATTGGCGGCGGCTTGGTCGGCTCTTTACTTGCCCTCTACCTGGCGCGGCGTGGCCATCAGGTAGCCATCTACGAGCGGCGGCCCGATCCGCGCTATCAGGAAGCTGCAGAGGGACGCTCCATTAACCTGGCCCTCTCCGACCGGGGCTGGCGGGCATTGGAAGGCATTGGCGTGCAGGATGATGTTCGCCGGGTGGCCCTACCCCTCTACAAGCGCGCCATGCACAGCATAGATGGGCAGCTCACCTATCAGGCGTATGGGCGGGAAAACCAAGCCATCTACTCCGTCTCGCGCGATGGGCTCAACCGCACCCTGCTCGACCTGGCCGAGGCGCATCCCAACATCACGCTGCATTTCAACCAGCGGTGCCTGGAGGTAGACCTGCACCAGCGCCAACTAACGATGCGCGACACCACCACCCAGCAAACGCACGTGCTTACCTACCACCGGCTGTTTGGTACCGATGGTGCTTTCTCGGCGGTGCGCGGGGCCATGCAGAAAACCGAGCGCTTCAACTACTCCCAGAGCTATCTGGAGTATGGCTACAAGGAATTGCAGATTGTGGCCGGTACCGCTGGTAAGTGGCAGCTCGACAAGGAGGCCCTGCACATCTGGCCGCGCGGGCAGTACATGATGATTGCCCTACCCAATCTCGACGGCTCTTTCAACTGCACCCTGTTTTTCCCCTACGAAGGCGAAACCTCCTTTGCGGCCCTGCAAACCCCGGCACAGGTGCAGGCCTTTTTTGAGCGCGTGTTTCCCGATGCGGTACCGCTCATGCCCAATCTGCTACCCGAGTTTGCTCAGCACCCCACCAGCTCACTCGTCACGGTGCGGTGCTACCCCTGGTCGTACCAGGGCGAGGTAGTACTGATTGGGGATGCCTCGCACGCCATTGTGCCCTTCTACGGTCAGGGTATGAATGCGGGCTTCGAGGACTGCACTGTACTCGACCAGCTCCTGACGGAGTTTGCCGGCGATTGGGACACGGTTTTTGCCGAGTTTCAGCGCCGCCGCAAGCCCGATGCCGACGCCATGGCCGACCTGGCCGTGTACAACTTCCAGGAGATGCGCGACCGGGTGGCCGACCCGCGCTTTTTGCTGCAAAAGAAAATCGAGAGTAAAATTTCGGCGCAATACCCCGACCAGTGGCTGCCGCTGTACTCGCAGGTCACGTTTTCGCACACCCCCTACGCGGAAGCGCTGGCCAATGGCACCCGCCAAGAGCAAATTATGCAGCGCCTGATGCCGCTCATTCACACCGAGGCCGACTACGACACACCCGCCGTGCAGGCGCTGGTGCAGCAGGAAATGGCACAGCTGGCCTAG
- a CDS encoding alpha-ketoglutarate-dependent dioxygenase AlkB family protein — MPLTLLPLPHAEIWLDEHFLPPATADALLHELEHTIEWRQEAIRLYGREVLQPRLTAWYGDSAATYCYSGLQLTPQPWTPVLQQVRVQLEAATNSTFNSVLLNLYRYGQDSMGWHADDEPELGQMPVIASLSLGATRRFRLRPRDARITPHAPLSLDLPSGSLLVMRGPTQQYWLHAVPKTARPAGARLNLTFRLIVPSTMPLR; from the coding sequence ATGCCCCTTACCCTGCTTCCTTTGCCGCACGCCGAAATCTGGCTCGACGAGCATTTCCTACCCCCTGCTACCGCCGATGCCTTGTTGCACGAGTTGGAGCACACCATTGAGTGGCGTCAGGAAGCTATCCGGCTTTATGGCCGCGAGGTGCTCCAGCCGCGCCTCACGGCCTGGTACGGCGACTCTGCTGCTACCTACTGCTACTCGGGCTTGCAGCTTACCCCCCAGCCCTGGACGCCGGTGTTGCAACAGGTGCGCGTGCAGCTGGAAGCTGCTACCAACTCTACCTTTAATAGTGTGCTGCTCAACCTCTATCGGTATGGCCAAGACAGTATGGGCTGGCACGCCGACGACGAGCCAGAATTGGGCCAGATGCCCGTTATTGCCTCTCTGAGTCTGGGCGCTACCCGCCGTTTTCGGCTGCGCCCCCGCGATGCTCGCATTACACCCCACGCTCCACTTTCGCTTGATTTGCCCTCGGGCAGCCTACTGGTGATGCGCGGCCCTACCCAACAATACTGGCTGCACGCCGTGCCGAAAACTGCCCGGCCCGCAGGTGCCCGCCTTAACTTAACCTTTCGGCTGATTGTGCCTTCTACAATGCCTTTGCGCTAG
- a CDS encoding LytR/AlgR family response regulator transcription factor, which yields MPTTPTLSCLIVDDDPVNRLTLEHYISLTDSLSLTASLTDGLEGLTFFRTGNQVDILFLDVQMPQLNGLELLRVLPDPPLVILTTAHEDFAVDAFNLQVTDYLVKPFDYARFSRAVQRAQQQAGTLAQAPTTQASALPDSDLFVKVNNKMVRINFDDVLYVEALSDYVIIVTDKQKHIVYTTLKAFVERLPFDHFVRVHRSYILNLRRVEAIENNMALMPGGQEVPISKSYQDIVFRKINRI from the coding sequence ATGCCTACTACTCCTACCCTTTCCTGTCTTATTGTAGATGATGACCCCGTCAACCGTCTGACGCTAGAGCATTACATTTCTCTCACAGACTCACTCTCGCTTACGGCTTCGCTTACTGACGGGCTGGAAGGCCTCACCTTTTTTCGCACTGGAAATCAAGTAGATATATTATTTCTAGACGTGCAGATGCCTCAGCTTAATGGCCTAGAGCTGTTGCGAGTGCTGCCCGACCCACCGCTGGTTATTCTGACTACGGCGCACGAGGATTTTGCCGTCGATGCTTTCAACCTGCAGGTGACGGACTACCTAGTGAAGCCGTTCGATTACGCCCGTTTCAGCCGGGCCGTGCAGCGTGCGCAGCAGCAGGCCGGCACTCTTGCTCAAGCGCCTACTACCCAAGCTTCGGCTCTGCCTGATTCCGACCTATTTGTGAAGGTCAACAACAAGATGGTCCGCATCAATTTTGATGATGTGCTCTATGTAGAGGCACTTTCCGACTACGTTATCATCGTGACGGACAAGCAGAAGCACATTGTCTATACCACGCTCAAGGCCTTTGTAGAGCGCCTACCCTTCGACCACTTTGTGCGCGTGCACCGTTCCTACATCCTGAACCTACGACGGGTAGAGGCCATTGAAAACAACATGGCGCTGATGCCCGGCGGTCAGGAAGTGCCCATCAGCAAATCGTATCAGGACATCGTTTTCCGGAAAATCAACCGCATCTAG